One genomic region from Anthonomus grandis grandis chromosome 1, icAntGran1.3, whole genome shotgun sequence encodes:
- the LOC126738009 gene encoding uncharacterized protein LOC126738009 isoform X2 has protein sequence MDVDKLISLVLENKSLWDMKDKSYHNRDQSRQKWEKIAQEMNTSQTVKNKWRGLRDTYRKEFKKCTETRSGQEGGRGKESTWPYYTAMLFLKDQFAPRIMQSSIPEPEADGELENDVGEFDDSSEDDLDDESQLSAIASSNSKTEKNFRSQSQRVAPDNPDITPQTKRAKIAKSSAFSKLLEIEQKKLEEFKKKNAPVTKKVDQEDADYHFLMSLLPYLKNVPEERKMIVRNKLQQVFCDEQYFQQQKSCGNTYPSSHYSYYNKSSEPMHNTRPTSSCSLLTTPSGPSSVETAEHDNINTYTDLATFFSSHNPGP, from the exons ATGGACGtggataaattaattagtttagttcttgaaaacaaaagtttatgggACATGAAGGACAAAAGTTACCATAATAGAGATCAATCTCGACAAAAATGGGAAAAGATTGCACAGGAAATGAATACAAGTC aAACTGTCAAAAATAAGTGGCGTGGTCTAAGAGACACCTATcgcaaagaatttaaaaaatgcacagAAACTCGATCGGGCCAAGAAGGGGGCAGAGGAAAAGAATCGACATGGCCGTATTATACAGCTATGCTGTTTCTGAAAGATCAATTCGCCCCTAGAATTATGCAAAGTAGTATTCCAGAACCCGAGGCTGACGGAGAGCTTGAAAACGATGTTGGAGAATTCGATGATAGCAGTGAAGATGACTTGGATGATGAGTCACAGTTGAGCGCAATTGCATCAAGTAATTCCAAAACAGAGAAAAACTTTCGGTCACAATCACAGCGTGTAGCCCCCGACAATCCCGACATAACTCCTCAGACTAAACGTGCCAAAATTGCAAAGTCAAGTGCTTTTTCCAAGCTTCTGGAAATTGAACAGAAAAAGTTGgaggaatttaaaaagaaaaacgctCCGGTTACCAAGAAAGTAGACCAAGAAGATGCTGATTATCATTTTTTGATGAGCTTGTTGCCATACCTTAAAAATGTGCCAGAAGAGAGGAAAATGATCGTGAGAAATAAGCTGCAGCAAGTATTTTGCGATGAGCAATATTttcaacaacaaaaaagctGTGGAAACACCTATCCATCTTCACACTATTCATATTACAATAAATCTTCAGAGCCAATGCATAACACTAGGCCGACTTCTTCATGTTCCCTCCTGACTACCCCTTCTGGACCTAGCAGTGTAGAAACCGCAGAGCATGACAATATTAATACCTACACAGACTTAGCAACATTTTTTTCCTCACATAACCCTGGACCGTAA
- the LOC126738009 gene encoding uncharacterized protein LOC126738009 isoform X1, whose amino-acid sequence MDVDKLISLVLENKSLWDMKDKSYHNRDQSRQKWEKIAQEMNTSLETVKNKWRGLRDTYRKEFKKCTETRSGQEGGRGKESTWPYYTAMLFLKDQFAPRIMQSSIPEPEADGELENDVGEFDDSSEDDLDDESQLSAIASSNSKTEKNFRSQSQRVAPDNPDITPQTKRAKIAKSSAFSKLLEIEQKKLEEFKKKNAPVTKKVDQEDADYHFLMSLLPYLKNVPEERKMIVRNKLQQVFCDEQYFQQQKSCGNTYPSSHYSYYNKSSEPMHNTRPTSSCSLLTTPSGPSSVETAEHDNINTYTDLATFFSSHNPGP is encoded by the exons ATGGACGtggataaattaattagtttagttcttgaaaacaaaagtttatgggACATGAAGGACAAAAGTTACCATAATAGAGATCAATCTCGACAAAAATGGGAAAAGATTGCACAGGAAATGAATACAAGTC tagaAACTGTCAAAAATAAGTGGCGTGGTCTAAGAGACACCTATcgcaaagaatttaaaaaatgcacagAAACTCGATCGGGCCAAGAAGGGGGCAGAGGAAAAGAATCGACATGGCCGTATTATACAGCTATGCTGTTTCTGAAAGATCAATTCGCCCCTAGAATTATGCAAAGTAGTATTCCAGAACCCGAGGCTGACGGAGAGCTTGAAAACGATGTTGGAGAATTCGATGATAGCAGTGAAGATGACTTGGATGATGAGTCACAGTTGAGCGCAATTGCATCAAGTAATTCCAAAACAGAGAAAAACTTTCGGTCACAATCACAGCGTGTAGCCCCCGACAATCCCGACATAACTCCTCAGACTAAACGTGCCAAAATTGCAAAGTCAAGTGCTTTTTCCAAGCTTCTGGAAATTGAACAGAAAAAGTTGgaggaatttaaaaagaaaaacgctCCGGTTACCAAGAAAGTAGACCAAGAAGATGCTGATTATCATTTTTTGATGAGCTTGTTGCCATACCTTAAAAATGTGCCAGAAGAGAGGAAAATGATCGTGAGAAATAAGCTGCAGCAAGTATTTTGCGATGAGCAATATTttcaacaacaaaaaagctGTGGAAACACCTATCCATCTTCACACTATTCATATTACAATAAATCTTCAGAGCCAATGCATAACACTAGGCCGACTTCTTCATGTTCCCTCCTGACTACCCCTTCTGGACCTAGCAGTGTAGAAACCGCAGAGCATGACAATATTAATACCTACACAGACTTAGCAACATTTTTTTCCTCACATAACCCTGGACCGTAA
- the LOC126737993 gene encoding uncharacterized protein LOC126737993, translated as MDDVDDYLFLESPLLKMLLMNERTICINEMFASRNINGEFHTLFEELLRQPEKFFEYFRMSIQTFNYILEGIEESITKQSNFRECISARERLALTLRYLSTGMSFRALSFSYRISHSAIRLIVYETCLSIWNSFREKHMPMPTTEHLKAIAKDFFTKWNFPNCVGCIDGKHIRIKCPQNSGSLYYNYKQYFSIVLQGISDASYRFVTVDVGAYGKQSDGGIFSLSNVYKHLEQNTFNIPDNDYIPSTKIMAPFVLLGDDAYPLKSYLLKPYSKQNLSREERIFNYRLSRARRCIECAFGILVSKWRFLKTELQMYPEKVDILVKSATLLHNVIIDMEGVPVLTQEQHGLNKKTSVSRRYNRYGATAAQVRDIYKNYFWSPAGAVQFQYNIFN; from the exons ATGGATGACGTGGACGATTATCTGTTTTTAGAAAGTCCtttgttaaaaatgttgttaatgAATGAAAGGACTATATGTATAAACGAAATGTTTGCTTCAAGGAATATTAATGGTGAATTTCACACCCTATTTGAAGAACTTTTACGCCAACCAGAAAAATTTTTCGAATACTTTAGAATGTCAATACAAACTTTCAACTATATCCTAGAGGGGATCGAAGAAAGTATAACTAAGCAATCAAACTTTCGAGAATGCATATCAGCTAGAGAAAGATTGGCCCTAACTTTGAG gtatctATCTACGGGGATGTCTTTTAGGGCACTCAGTTTTTCATATAGAATTTCCCATAGTGCAATACGATTAATTGTTTATGAAACATGTCTATCAATATGGAATAGCTTTCGGGAAAAACACATGCCTATGCCTACTACAGAACATTTAAAAGCTATAGCAAAAGACTTTTTCACAAAATGGAATTTTCCTAACTGCGTTGGCTGCATTGACGGAAAACATATCAGAATTAAATGCCCACAAAATTCAGGAtcgttatattataattacaaacagTATTTTTCAATAGTGTTACAAGGAATATCGGATGCCAGTTATAGATTTGTGACTGTAGATGTGGGAGCTTACGGAAAGCAAAGCGATGGAGGCATATTTTCGCTTTCGAACGTTTATAAACATTTAGAGCAAAATACGTTTAATATCCCAGATAACGACTATATACCATCAACAAAAATTATGGCGCCCTTTGTACTATTAGGTGACGACGCTTATCCGTTGAAGTCGTATTTGTTAAAACCATATTCAAAACAGAATCTTTCCCGTGAAGAACGGATATTCAACTACAGATTGTCTAGAGCTCGGCGCTGTATTGAATGTGCGTTTGGGATATTAGTTAGTAAAtggagatttttaaaaacagaactTCAGATGTATCCTGAAAAAGTTGACATTCTAGTGAAAAGTGCAACCTTATTGCATAATGTAATTATCGACATGGAAGGAGTCCCAGTACTGACACAAGAACAACATGGTCTCAATAAAAAGACATCTGTTTCAAGGCGATACAATCGCTACGGGGCAACAGCGGCTCAAGTAAgagacatttataaaaattacttttggaGCCCAGCAGGGGCGGTGCAGTTTcagtataacatttttaattaa
- the LOC126738018 gene encoding lysozyme C-1-like, giving the protein MYSRILVICALLALSFTASEAKVYGQCELANTLRSKGVPEDQVATWVCIAHAESNFNTQAINSNTWDYGIFQISSIYWCQSGDSAGNGCGISCNSLLGDDITEDIACVRYIYAMTESYGQIPGFKAWTTYAGNCAGDNSGWISGC; this is encoded by the exons ATGTATTCCCGAATTTTAGTAATTTGTGCTTTATTAG CTCTTTCCTTTACCGCTTCGGAGGCAAAAGTCTATGGACAATGCGAATTAGCCAATACCCTTAGAAGCAAAGGTGTTCCAGAAGATCAGGTCGCTACCTGGGTGTGTATTGCACATGCCGAATCCAACTTCAACACCCAAGCTATTAACAGCAACACTTGGGACTATGGTATCTTCCAGATCAGCTCTATTTATTGGTGCCAATCCGGAGATTCTGCCG GAAATGGTTGTGGAATCAGCTGCAACAGCTTATTAGGCGACGACATTACCGAAGATATTGCCTGTGTCCGTTACATTTACGCGATGACTGAATCTTACGGACAAATTCCCGGATTTAAGGCCTGGACCACATATGCTGGCAACTGTGCCGGAGATAACAGTGGCTGGATCTCTGGTTGTTAA